From the Borrelia puertoricensis genome, one window contains:
- a CDS encoding BAPKO_0422 family outer member beta-barrel protein produces MKKTILILLLINYFNVSAKESHTNKGYFGIGILGPLSNAFQLVLGKNITIEIGIYNGLKNLFNNFNTLFASLEFTALSSDSSEQSNAIDASLGIGIYGLWWIPEWQNTRKTYNSTNIGIRISITLNLPIIKKIFDIFLKTGPGINIWGIGGGNPKQKWEAFAGLGMRLWFA; encoded by the coding sequence ATGAAAAAAACAATCTTAATCTTACTACTAATAAACTACTTTAATGTTTCAGCAAAAGAGTCTCACACAAATAAAGGTTATTTCGGAATTGGAATACTAGGTCCATTATCAAACGCGTTTCAACTGGTTTTAGGTAAAAACATCACAATAGAAATTGGAATTTATAACGGATTAAAAAATTTATTCAACAATTTCAATACATTATTTGCTTCCCTAGAGTTCACTGCACTCTCATCAGATTCGTCAGAACAATCTAACGCGATAGATGCTTCACTAGGAATCGGAATTTATGGATTATGGTGGATACCTGAATGGCAAAATACCCGCAAAACGTATAATTCGACAAACATAGGAATTAGAATATCGATCACCCTAAATTTACCAATTATCAAAAAAATTTTTGACATATTCTTAAAAACAGGACCGGGTATCAATATTTGGGGTATTGGTGGTGGCAATCCAAAACAAAAATGGGAAGCATTTGCTGGGCTTGGTATGAGACTTTGGTTTGCATAA
- a CDS encoding DUF3996 domain-containing protein: protein MKKKSMLALMLMLVSISAFANSTSKARNKFGMGILLPFPIALEFNIGNFDIDLGSYSGTNNFFKDWQTLFLAIDYIFYTHTLEEADNMLDFAVGGGGYGTIWLSRWSNNKINSGPMSLGTRLPLIINLAIARKKFDIFLKVAPGLGLNIWSRGVGFRWEIFAGLGMRLWFA, encoded by the coding sequence ATGAAAAAAAAGAGCATGCTTGCTTTAATGCTTATGTTAGTATCAATATCCGCTTTTGCAAATTCAACATCAAAAGCAAGAAACAAATTTGGTATGGGAATTTTACTGCCATTTCCAATTGCATTAGAATTCAATATTGGAAATTTTGACATAGACTTAGGTTCCTACAGTGGAACAAACAACTTTTTTAAGGACTGGCAAACTTTATTCCTTGCAATAGACTACATCTTTTACACACATACTCTTGAAGAAGCAGACAACATGCTAGACTTTGCTGTTGGAGGCGGCGGGTATGGAACAATATGGTTATCAAGATGGAGCAACAATAAAATAAATAGTGGACCAATGAGCTTAGGAACAAGATTACCACTGATCATAAATCTTGCAATAGCCAGAAAAAAATTTGATATATTCTTAAAAGTAGCACCTGGTCTTGGATTAAATATTTGGAGTAGAGGAGTTGGATTTAGATGGGAAATATTTGCCGGACTTGGTATGAGACTTTGGTTTGCATAA
- a CDS encoding chemotaxis protein CheW, with protein sequence MELETDLQGTLNQYLLFSLDELYAIEIKYVVEVLEYTKISKIPRTPDYMAGIINNRGKIVPVIDIRKQFGMQDRRVSDDGLKKKDVDISNIIILNLIYEGDELNLGILVDYVNEVLELSLSDIDEAPKIGTRFNSRFISGIGKRNNKFIIILDVENLFDIKELASFKNTTIYDPDCDQ encoded by the coding sequence ATGGAATTAGAAACCGATTTACAGGGTACATTAAATCAGTATCTTTTGTTTAGTTTAGATGAGCTTTATGCGATTGAAATTAAATATGTTGTTGAAGTCTTAGAGTATACTAAAATCTCAAAAATACCAAGAACTCCTGATTATATGGCAGGGATAATCAATAATAGAGGAAAAATAGTTCCAGTAATTGATATTAGAAAGCAATTTGGTATGCAGGATCGTAGAGTTAGTGATGATGGGCTTAAGAAAAAAGACGTTGATATTTCAAATATCATCATATTAAATTTGATATATGAAGGTGATGAATTGAATCTTGGAATTTTGGTAGATTATGTTAATGAGGTTCTTGAGCTAAGTTTATCTGATATTGATGAGGCTCCAAAGATTGGTACGAGATTTAATTCGAGGTTTATATCTGGAATTGGTAAGCGTAATAATAAATTTATTATTATTCTTGACGTAGAGAATCTGTTTGATATTAAAGAACTTGCCAGTTTTAAAAACACTACAATATATGATCCTGATTGTGATCAATAG
- a CDS encoding STAS domain-containing protein, producing the protein MIYNPEGELVVNNIFKVKEDLLNIFKEMKEKETLVMNLSNVEKIDVTFIQILYASNKYAKDRNLFIKIEYPSDEVLSLLIYGGFLNDIEDIDHLDLGLNLIEF; encoded by the coding sequence ATGATTTATAATCCAGAAGGAGAACTTGTAGTAAACAACATCTTTAAAGTTAAAGAAGATCTTTTAAATATTTTTAAAGAGATGAAAGAAAAAGAGACTCTGGTAATGAATCTTTCAAATGTAGAGAAAATAGATGTTACTTTTATACAAATTTTGTATGCTTCCAATAAATATGCTAAAGATAGAAACTTATTTATAAAGATAGAATATCCATCGGATGAGGTTTTAAGTTTATTGATATATGGTGGATTTTTAAATGATATTGAAGATATTGATCACTTAGATTTAGGCCTTAATTTAATTGAATTTTAG
- a CDS encoding CheB methylesterase domain-containing protein: protein MKILIIDIQGLIRQVFVRTFSKDMNVEILNPGSNSLNLINVFLQKFPDLVIVDENAAKSHFGNALSNVLNNISLPVIFIAEDEVYPKFGFLESKRDKIKLIINKLNFKLTVNLFRSDYLDLIKSEIKKLAGNKFIASFETKRIKAPDSFVKFESKKSEGSISGITKSYKVADVINVAPKNDPDVILKYQGVINKNKTGKVIFVGSSTGGTEALRVFLKFFKRDSPPIVIVQHMPGGFTTSFAKSLNNELEIDVKEAEDGDILRPGLVIIANGHYHLIVKYANGNYFVNLLDGPLVSRHKPSVNVLFRSAAMYAGENAIGVMLTGMGDDGACCMLEMKRSGAYNIAQDQVTSVVFGMPMEAIKIGAVDKVLPLNKISEYILRRS, encoded by the coding sequence ATGAAAATATTGATAATTGATATTCAAGGTCTGATAAGACAGGTTTTTGTTAGGACTTTTTCTAAGGATATGAATGTTGAAATATTAAATCCAGGTTCTAATTCTTTAAACCTTATTAATGTTTTTTTACAAAAATTCCCCGATTTAGTTATTGTTGATGAAAATGCTGCCAAGTCTCATTTTGGGAATGCGCTTAGTAATGTTCTTAATAATATTTCACTTCCTGTTATTTTTATAGCAGAAGATGAAGTTTATCCAAAATTTGGTTTTCTTGAATCTAAGAGAGATAAAATTAAACTAATAATAAATAAACTTAATTTTAAACTTACAGTTAATTTATTTAGAAGTGATTATTTGGATTTAATAAAATCTGAGATCAAGAAACTGGCTGGTAATAAATTTATTGCTTCTTTTGAGACTAAGAGAATAAAAGCCCCTGATTCTTTTGTTAAGTTTGAGAGTAAAAAATCTGAAGGCAGTATTTCTGGTATAACAAAAAGCTATAAGGTTGCCGATGTTATTAATGTTGCTCCTAAGAATGATCCAGATGTTATTCTGAAATATCAAGGTGTTATTAATAAAAATAAAACCGGAAAAGTTATTTTTGTTGGTTCTTCAACTGGTGGTACTGAGGCTTTAAGAGTATTTTTAAAGTTTTTTAAAAGAGACTCGCCCCCAATTGTTATTGTTCAGCATATGCCAGGGGGGTTTACAACATCTTTTGCAAAGAGTTTGAATAATGAGCTTGAAATTGATGTAAAAGAGGCTGAAGATGGAGATATTTTAAGGCCTGGTCTTGTAATAATTGCCAATGGTCATTATCATTTAATTGTGAAGTATGCTAATGGGAACTATTTTGTTAATTTGTTAGATGGTCCTTTAGTTAGTAGACATAAGCCTTCTGTTAATGTTTTGTTTCGTTCCGCTGCTATGTATGCAGGGGAAAATGCTATTGGAGTTATGCTTACGGGAATGGGAGATGATGGTGCTTGTTGTATGCTTGAGATGAAGAGAAGTGGCGCATATAACATTGCTCAAGATCAGGTAACGTCTGTGGTATTTGGAATGCCTATGGAGGCAATAAAAATAGGTGCTGTAGATAAGGTTCTTCCTTTAAATAAAATATCTGAATATATTTTAAGGAGATCTTAA
- a CDS encoding response regulator yields the protein MQKRILVIDDNRAIRQSVAYILEQNGFGVSEAQDGLEGVSKFKEAVGQSDKDFDLIITDINMPNLDGIGVIKQIREFGSFVPILVLTTESEQSKVDEGRKAGATGWLVKPFNPDTLMQTISKIF from the coding sequence ATGCAAAAAAGGATTTTGGTTATAGATGACAATAGAGCTATTAGGCAAAGTGTTGCTTACATTTTAGAGCAGAATGGTTTTGGAGTTTCTGAGGCCCAGGATGGGTTAGAGGGTGTATCTAAGTTTAAGGAAGCCGTTGGACAGAGTGATAAAGATTTTGATCTAATTATTACGGATATCAATATGCCTAATTTGGATGGAATAGGGGTAATTAAACAGATAAGGGAGTTTGGAAGTTTTGTTCCAATACTTGTTTTAACTACTGAATCTGAGCAGTCAAAAGTTGATGAGGGGCGTAAAGCTGGTGCTACTGGTTGGCTTGTTAAACCTTTCAATCCCGACACTCTTATGCAGACAATATCAAAAATATTTTAA
- a CDS encoding Sapep family Mn(2+)-dependent dipeptidase codes for MDIKLEKQFYFHLGELIKFNSVNAFALKNKPFGEQIDLCLDKVLEIAKDIGFKVYRDRDGYYGFADIGQGDELIGILAHIDIVDAGNVSNWHSNPFKLDFRDGKIYARGVLDDKGPLMAVLYAFKLLLLEGIFFNKRFRVIFGTDEEVAWRCIEQYKIKEEIPDFAFTPDGDFPVVNAEKGLLQFDVISDEKFFMDFEIGTGYNVIPDECSFELGDFNKDDFRILLDSFGGKIRYKFFDNNVLIHGISAHASLPDLGVNVAPYALKIIKSLGVKADFVNFFEDKISFTINGEKLFGKVLEDSKSGQLTLCLTKVKLSKTSNQILSFDMRYPVSYRREELVDLIKRTLNLYSLDYHEVSFLDPLYVDSDSKFIESLIEVYKAFTGESNVSPIAIGGATYSRALKNCVAFGPLFKGSDNTAHKTNEYIDESELMNLILIYKDAIKGLNT; via the coding sequence ATGGATATTAAGTTAGAAAAACAATTTTATTTTCATTTAGGAGAGTTGATAAAATTTAATAGTGTTAACGCTTTTGCTTTAAAAAATAAGCCTTTTGGGGAACAAATTGATTTATGTTTAGATAAAGTTTTGGAAATAGCTAAAGATATTGGTTTTAAAGTTTATAGGGATCGGGACGGGTATTATGGTTTTGCTGATATAGGGCAGGGTGATGAACTTATAGGTATTTTGGCCCACATTGATATTGTTGATGCTGGCAATGTGTCTAATTGGCATTCAAATCCTTTTAAACTTGATTTTAGAGATGGTAAAATATATGCTAGGGGTGTTCTAGATGATAAAGGGCCTTTGATGGCTGTTCTGTATGCTTTTAAATTATTACTCTTAGAGGGGATTTTTTTTAATAAAAGGTTTAGGGTAATTTTTGGAACAGATGAAGAGGTGGCATGGCGTTGTATTGAGCAATATAAAATTAAAGAAGAGATTCCTGATTTTGCTTTTACACCTGATGGTGATTTTCCTGTTGTTAATGCTGAGAAAGGGTTATTGCAATTCGATGTTATTAGTGATGAGAAATTTTTTATGGATTTTGAGATTGGAACTGGATATAATGTGATTCCTGATGAGTGTTCTTTTGAGCTTGGTGATTTTAATAAAGATGATTTTAGAATTTTACTTGACAGTTTTGGTGGTAAGATTAGATATAAATTTTTTGATAACAATGTTTTAATTCATGGCATTTCTGCTCATGCTTCATTACCCGATCTTGGTGTTAATGTTGCTCCTTATGCATTAAAGATTATTAAATCTTTAGGTGTAAAAGCCGATTTTGTTAATTTTTTTGAAGATAAGATCAGTTTTACTATTAATGGTGAGAAACTGTTTGGTAAAGTTTTAGAAGATTCTAAATCTGGACAACTTACTCTTTGCTTGACAAAGGTTAAATTGTCTAAAACATCTAATCAAATTTTATCTTTTGATATGAGATATCCTGTAAGTTATAGACGAGAAGAACTGGTGGATTTGATAAAAAGAACTTTAAATTTATATTCTTTAGATTATCATGAAGTTTCTTTTCTTGATCCTCTTTATGTTGATTCTGATTCAAAGTTTATTGAGTCTTTGATTGAAGTTTATAAAGCCTTTACAGGTGAGAGTAATGTTAGTCCTATTGCTATTGGCGGTGCAACTTATTCCAGAGCTTTAAAAAATTGCGTTGCTTTTGGTCCATTATTTAAAGGCTCAGATAATACAGCTCATAAAACCAATGAATATATTGATGAGAGTGAACTTATGAATCTTATTTTAATTTATAAGGATGCTATTAAGGGACTTAATACTTAA
- the pyrH gene encoding UMP kinase produces MLKIISLGGGIINPDKINIEYIKNLKNLIFKWVQEDNRRKIILITGGGKTAREYQDAYKQINPKFKNHELDEIGIMATKLNAKLISKAMQPLCIDNIISDPTQDFHFKGQIVIASGWKSGFSTDYITVKFAEKFKADEIINLTNVNQIYDKDPKKFNDAKGLSNITWNELQNIVGKNWEPGSNLPFDPIATKLALKLGIKAYILNGTDLQNLKKVFDKNDDFLGTIVVK; encoded by the coding sequence ATGCTGAAAATAATTAGCCTTGGAGGTGGAATAATTAATCCTGACAAAATCAACATAGAATATATTAAAAATCTTAAAAATCTTATTTTCAAATGGGTACAAGAAGATAATAGGAGAAAAATTATCTTAATTACAGGCGGAGGCAAAACGGCAAGAGAATATCAAGATGCTTATAAACAAATTAATCCTAAGTTTAAAAACCATGAACTTGATGAGATTGGAATAATGGCAACCAAACTAAATGCCAAACTTATCAGCAAAGCAATGCAACCACTCTGCATTGACAATATTATAAGCGATCCAACTCAGGATTTTCATTTTAAAGGACAAATAGTAATTGCATCAGGATGGAAATCAGGATTTTCAACAGATTATATTACTGTAAAGTTTGCCGAAAAGTTTAAAGCAGATGAAATAATTAATTTAACCAATGTAAATCAAATTTACGATAAAGATCCAAAAAAATTTAATGATGCAAAAGGATTAAGCAATATTACTTGGAACGAACTACAAAATATTGTTGGAAAAAACTGGGAGCCTGGTTCAAATTTACCGTTTGATCCAATAGCAACAAAACTAGCACTAAAGCTTGGTATCAAAGCTTACATATTAAATGGAACTGATCTTCAAAACTTAAAGAAAGTTTTTGATAAAAATGATGATTTTTTAGGAACTATTGTAGTAAAATAA
- a CDS encoding glycosyltransferase family 2 protein — protein MYKYKVSVIICFFNSDSTLEVMIKSALNQTLRDKEIILVNDGSYDNSLKIAQKYADQYDCVKIINQKNLGISSSRNNGLAKAEGEYIIYWDSDDSVENTMLEVLYNRAKADNSDVVCSQFYVYFIARNIKRRSALPFPNYPITGEEAFKNLLLTVFASFCKKNFVVGTLWDKLIRRDLIVKNDIIVNDVILEDIVFMLHVFLKADKVSFVNNYFYTNFQWMRSASSSINVISKVSLSLKVVESFFKEEGLFEKYFEYYKRFYLQLYYYISFKQIYIIGWHIKDRLVYKAHKSKLISVLDEVQNSKEFQVYYASLKEARFSEIQILPKIMLKVWYLSSRLYVNFSLFICKYFLKN, from the coding sequence ATGTATAAGTACAAGGTCTCTGTGATTATTTGTTTTTTTAATTCTGATAGTACCCTTGAAGTTATGATAAAGAGTGCTCTTAATCAAACATTAAGAGATAAAGAAATTATACTTGTGAATGATGGTTCTTACGATAATAGCTTAAAGATAGCTCAAAAATATGCTGATCAGTATGATTGTGTGAAAATTATTAATCAAAAAAATCTAGGAATATCTTCCTCTAGGAATAATGGCCTTGCAAAGGCAGAAGGAGAATATATAATTTATTGGGATAGTGATGATTCTGTTGAGAATACTATGCTTGAAGTATTATATAATAGAGCAAAGGCCGATAATTCAGATGTTGTTTGTTCTCAATTTTACGTTTACTTTATTGCAAGAAATATTAAGAGAAGATCTGCACTTCCTTTTCCAAATTATCCAATAACTGGAGAAGAGGCTTTTAAAAATTTATTATTAACTGTTTTTGCTAGTTTTTGTAAGAAAAATTTTGTTGTGGGTACATTATGGGATAAACTGATTCGAAGAGATTTAATTGTAAAAAATGATATCATAGTAAATGATGTAATATTAGAAGATATAGTGTTCATGCTACATGTTTTTTTAAAGGCAGATAAAGTTTCTTTCGTAAATAATTATTTTTATACCAACTTTCAATGGATGAGAAGTGCCAGTTCATCAATTAATGTAATTAGTAAGGTTTCTTTATCCCTTAAGGTTGTGGAAAGTTTTTTCAAGGAAGAGGGACTTTTTGAGAAGTATTTTGAATATTATAAAAGATTTTATTTACAGCTTTATTATTATATTTCTTTTAAGCAGATTTATATTATAGGTTGGCACATTAAAGATCGACTTGTTTATAAGGCGCATAAATCAAAACTTATTTCTGTTCTTGATGAGGTTCAAAATTCTAAGGAGTTTCAAGTTTATTATGCAAGTCTTAAGGAGGCTAGGTTTAGTGAGATTCAAATTTTGCCAAAAATTATGTTGAAAGTTTGGTATCTTAGTTCGAGACTTTATGTTAATTTTTCTCTATTTATTTGTAAATATTTTTTGAAAAATTAG
- a CDS encoding ATP-binding cassette domain-containing protein produces MDSFYNLTKGEFLLKIKFIDVSFSYHKIKVYSDLNLAFSKPQTYLILGKNGIGKTTLLKLVSGLLNPLKGEVLFNSLKVFPRNPLNLANLFFVPEEFDLPSVSLNDYYRSLYKFYLNFSEKDFKEYLLKFEIDINLKFGSSSYGQRKKSIIAFSLATNVPILIFDEPTNGLDIASKNVFRDIISNLKNKIVFITGHNVRDLVDIVDHLTIIGNNNILFSNSVSYINNNYKVRIVDKLEGEELYYEKVKGGFKALYFGSGFCDDNVDLEFFFLYITSNKLKDLANV; encoded by the coding sequence ATGGACTCTTTTTACAATTTAACTAAAGGAGAATTTTTATTGAAAATAAAATTTATAGATGTCTCATTTTCTTATCATAAGATCAAAGTTTATTCAGACTTGAATTTAGCTTTTTCAAAGCCACAAACTTACTTGATTCTTGGCAAGAACGGAATAGGAAAAACTACTTTACTTAAACTTGTTAGTGGGCTTTTAAATCCATTAAAGGGAGAAGTTTTATTTAATTCTTTAAAAGTTTTTCCAAGAAATCCTTTAAATTTAGCGAATTTGTTTTTTGTGCCTGAAGAATTTGATTTACCCAGTGTTTCTTTAAATGATTATTATAGATCTTTGTATAAGTTTTATCTAAATTTTAGTGAAAAAGATTTTAAAGAGTACTTGTTGAAATTTGAGATAGATATTAATCTAAAGTTTGGTTCTTCTTCTTATGGCCAAAGAAAAAAGAGTATTATTGCTTTTTCTTTGGCTACAAATGTTCCTATTTTGATATTTGATGAACCAACAAATGGTCTTGATATTGCTTCAAAGAATGTTTTTAGAGATATTATAAGTAATTTAAAAAACAAAATAGTTTTTATTACAGGGCATAATGTTAGAGATTTAGTAGATATTGTAGATCATTTAACTATTATTGGTAATAATAATATTCTTTTTTCGAATTCAGTTTCTTATATTAATAATAACTATAAAGTTAGGATTGTAGATAAATTAGAAGGGGAAGAGCTTTATTATGAAAAAGTAAAAGGTGGATTTAAGGCGCTTTATTTTGGGAGTGGTTTTTGCGATGATAATGTTGACCTTGAGTTTTTCTTTTTATATATCACTAGCAATAAATTAAAGGATTTAGCTAATGTTTAG
- a CDS encoding ABC transporter permease, producing the protein MFSLKRFFLLFNFDFVCHKKLYLYFVVSIFLVFPLIYIFLKINGFIDLINFMLINGESFFFVLVFVVCIVSIYNMFDHYKPIHDLLKDVFYLSLPVSTLERYLFVLVKFLFILPLFLIICGYTSLTLTMLLDKNFFVGNQTNYLSLYFVFSFFKETYVIYFVGFSIFLLSRIMFKNYPLFGAIVIGSLSFTLLVVFFYFVIFFVNTYLFKVGNDFGGWGEYYFIKFICMLFAGFIYFCVYFILKNLGNLNTKVNLSILLGFISFFAALFFFLLAFLTIFVYVFRF; encoded by the coding sequence ATGTTTAGTTTAAAGAGATTTTTTTTGTTATTTAATTTTGATTTTGTCTGTCATAAAAAATTATATTTGTATTTTGTTGTTTCAATTTTTTTAGTTTTTCCTTTAATTTATATTTTTTTAAAAATTAATGGATTTATCGATTTAATTAATTTTATGTTGATTAATGGTGAATCATTTTTTTTCGTTTTGGTTTTTGTTGTATGTATTGTGTCAATATACAATATGTTTGATCATTATAAGCCGATTCATGATTTGCTTAAAGATGTATTTTATTTATCTCTGCCTGTTTCTACTCTAGAGAGATATTTGTTTGTTTTGGTTAAATTTTTATTTATTTTACCTTTGTTTTTAATTATTTGTGGTTATACAAGTCTGACTTTAACTATGTTATTGGATAAGAATTTTTTTGTGGGAAATCAAACAAATTATCTTTCCTTATATTTTGTTTTTTCCTTTTTTAAAGAGACTTATGTTATTTATTTTGTCGGATTTTCTATATTTTTGTTATCTAGAATTATGTTTAAAAATTATCCTTTGTTTGGAGCTATTGTCATTGGAAGTTTGTCTTTCACATTATTGGTTGTCTTTTTTTATTTTGTTATATTTTTTGTTAATACCTATTTGTTTAAAGTTGGGAACGATTTTGGTGGTTGGGGTGAATATTATTTTATTAAATTTATTTGTATGCTTTTTGCAGGATTTATTTATTTTTGTGTATATTTCATTCTTAAAAATTTAGGAAACTTAAATACTAAAGTTAATTTGAGCATTTTATTGGGATTCATATCTTTTTTTGCAGCGTTGTTCTTTTTTTTGTTGGCATTTTTAACTATTTTTGTGTACGTATTTCGTTTTTAA
- the pyrG gene encoding glutamine hydrolyzing CTP synthase — MIDNLKILVVTGGVISGIGKGVTSASIARLFKDDLKITPIKCDGYLNTDPGTINPVEHGEVFVLDDGGEVDMDFGHYERFLNLNSKSNWNITMGKIYKNILENERHGKYLGRTVQLIPHVTDEIRETIFKIAKEESSELLVIEIGGTVGDMENILFIETMRQIRYEIGSDNIAFVHLTYIPSPVGINEQKSKPTQQSVKTLNKAGIFPDLIIARSSQLLTKQMRQKIAMFCNVDTSSIIDNTDVSTIYEIPISFYKQGLHEILGSKLKINVKPKVDGLERLVGIIKRNLVSPQRIVNIAICGKYTELGDSYASIFESLIHVSANLDILVKTTVIDSTNFDEGMLKGIDGVVVPGGFGGRGYAGKIRAIKYARENNIPFLGICLGMQLAVIEFARNVCGIFDADTEEILSEDNSICNSITPVIHLLPEQKELKDKGATMRLGGYPVLLKKDTLVFKLYGSEMIVERFRHRYEVNNDYLDSFNNHGFIVSGFSDDFRIVKIMEIPKNKFFVACQFHPELITRLENPSKLFVGLVKACL; from the coding sequence ATGATAGATAATTTAAAAATTTTGGTGGTAACAGGTGGTGTGATTTCTGGAATAGGTAAAGGAGTTACATCTGCAAGTATCGCACGGTTATTTAAGGATGATTTGAAGATAACACCAATTAAATGCGATGGTTATCTAAATACTGATCCTGGTACTATAAATCCTGTTGAGCATGGAGAGGTTTTTGTTCTTGATGATGGTGGAGAGGTTGACATGGATTTTGGTCATTATGAGAGATTTTTAAATCTGAATTCTAAGTCTAATTGGAATATTACTATGGGAAAAATATATAAGAATATTCTTGAAAATGAGAGGCATGGGAAATATTTAGGGAGAACTGTACAGCTTATTCCCCATGTTACAGATGAGATTAGGGAGACAATTTTTAAAATTGCCAAAGAAGAGAGCAGTGAACTTTTAGTAATTGAGATTGGTGGTACTGTAGGGGATATGGAAAATATTTTGTTTATTGAAACAATGAGACAGATAAGATATGAGATTGGGAGTGATAATATTGCTTTTGTACACTTAACTTATATTCCAAGTCCTGTTGGAATAAATGAGCAAAAATCTAAGCCTACTCAGCAAAGTGTAAAAACTTTAAATAAAGCTGGAATTTTTCCAGATTTAATTATAGCAAGAAGTTCTCAACTATTAACAAAACAGATGAGACAAAAAATAGCAATGTTTTGTAATGTTGATACTTCATCCATTATTGATAATACTGATGTTTCAACTATTTATGAAATACCCATATCTTTTTATAAACAGGGATTACACGAAATTTTGGGTTCAAAGTTAAAAATAAATGTTAAGCCCAAGGTGGATGGGCTTGAGCGATTAGTAGGGATAATAAAGAGGAATCTTGTCTCTCCTCAAAGGATTGTAAATATTGCTATTTGTGGTAAATATACTGAGCTTGGTGATTCTTATGCATCAATATTTGAGTCTTTAATCCATGTGTCTGCTAATTTAGATATTTTAGTTAAAACAACTGTAATTGATAGTACTAATTTTGATGAAGGGATGTTAAAGGGTATAGATGGTGTAGTAGTACCTGGTGGATTTGGAGGGAGAGGATATGCAGGTAAGATTCGTGCAATTAAATATGCTCGTGAGAATAATATTCCTTTTCTTGGTATTTGTCTTGGCATGCAACTTGCAGTAATTGAGTTTGCACGTAATGTTTGTGGAATATTTGATGCTGATACTGAAGAGATTTTGTCTGAAGATAATTCTATATGCAATTCTATAACCCCTGTTATTCACTTATTGCCTGAGCAAAAGGAACTTAAAGATAAGGGTGCTACAATGCGACTTGGAGGCTATCCTGTTTTATTAAAGAAAGATACACTTGTTTTTAAACTTTATGGAAGTGAGATGATCGTTGAAAGATTTAGGCATAGGTATGAAGTTAATAATGATTATCTTGATTCGTTTAATAATCATGGATTTATTGTGTCTGGATTTTCTGACGATTTTCGGATAGTGAAAATAATGGAAATACCAAAGAATAAGTTTTTTGTGGCTTGTCAATTTCATCCTGAGCTTATTACAAGACTGGAAAACCCGTCTAAGCTTTTTGTAGGTTTAGTAAAAGCATGTCTTTGA